The Microbacterium horticulturae genome has a window encoding:
- a CDS encoding DNA gyrase/topoisomerase IV subunit B, which yields MTAEYSAHHLQVLEGLEAVRKRPGMYIGSTDSRGLMHCLWEIIDNSVDEALGGYGARIDILLRDDGSVEVQDRARGIPVDIEPRTGLSGVEVVFTKLHAGGKFGSGSYTASGGLHGVGASVVNALSERLDVEVDRNGKTWAMSFRRGEPGVFDGDGPDAPFTPFATSSKLRVAGKVAKGTTGTRIRYWADRQIFTKDARFGLTELEQRVRQTAFLVPGLELVIRDERGEETVESSYHYEGGISEFAEFLATDAPVTDTWRLTGAGTFTETVPVLQPSGALVPTEVERECQVDIAMRWGTGYDAVARSFVNIIATPKGGTHQQGFEQGLVKAVRAQVDQNARKLKVGNDKLEKDDILAGLTVVLTVRLPEPQFEGQTKEVLGTPAVRQIVSNVVNKELTTRLTSTKRDDKSQASQLLDKVVAEMKARISARAHKETQRRKNALESSSLPVKLVDCRSNDVTESELFIVEGDSALGTAKLARDSEHQALLPIRGKILNVQKASISDMLSNAECAAIITSVGAGSGRSFDLSAARYGKVIMMSDADVDGAHIRTLLLTLFFRYMRPLIEDGRVFAAVPPLHRVVVINPGSKPNETIYTYSEQELHALLAKLTKSGKRWQEPVQRYKGLGEMDADQLATTTMDRSARTLRRVQVEDAEAAARVFEMLMGSDVAPRRDFIVTSSDALSRERIDA from the coding sequence GTGACCGCTGAGTACTCCGCCCATCATCTTCAGGTGCTCGAGGGTCTCGAGGCGGTGCGCAAGCGCCCGGGAATGTACATCGGCTCGACCGACTCGCGTGGCCTCATGCACTGCCTCTGGGAGATCATCGACAACTCCGTCGACGAGGCCCTCGGCGGTTACGGCGCCCGCATCGACATCCTGCTGCGCGACGACGGCAGCGTCGAGGTCCAGGACCGCGCCCGGGGCATCCCGGTCGACATCGAGCCCCGCACGGGCCTGTCGGGCGTCGAAGTGGTCTTCACGAAGCTGCATGCCGGAGGCAAGTTCGGCTCGGGCTCGTACACCGCATCGGGTGGCCTGCACGGTGTCGGTGCGTCGGTGGTCAACGCCCTCTCCGAGCGCCTGGATGTCGAGGTCGACCGCAACGGCAAGACGTGGGCGATGTCGTTCCGGCGTGGCGAACCCGGTGTCTTCGACGGCGACGGGCCCGATGCGCCGTTCACGCCCTTCGCGACCTCGAGTAAGCTGCGCGTGGCGGGCAAGGTGGCCAAGGGCACCACCGGCACGCGCATCCGTTACTGGGCCGATCGCCAGATCTTCACGAAGGACGCGCGTTTCGGACTCACCGAGCTCGAGCAGCGCGTGCGCCAGACCGCGTTCCTCGTTCCCGGACTCGAACTGGTCATCCGCGACGAGCGCGGCGAGGAGACGGTCGAATCCTCTTATCACTACGAGGGCGGGATCTCCGAGTTCGCCGAGTTCCTCGCCACGGATGCGCCGGTCACCGACACCTGGCGCCTCACCGGCGCGGGGACGTTCACCGAGACCGTCCCGGTACTGCAGCCCTCGGGGGCTCTGGTGCCGACCGAGGTCGAGCGCGAATGCCAGGTCGACATCGCCATGCGCTGGGGCACCGGCTACGACGCGGTCGCCCGCTCGTTCGTGAACATCATCGCGACGCCGAAGGGCGGTACGCACCAGCAAGGGTTCGAGCAGGGACTGGTCAAGGCCGTGCGCGCCCAGGTCGACCAGAACGCTCGCAAGCTCAAGGTCGGCAATGACAAGCTGGAGAAGGACGACATCCTTGCCGGTTTGACCGTGGTGCTGACGGTCCGACTGCCCGAGCCGCAGTTCGAGGGCCAGACGAAAGAGGTTCTGGGCACGCCCGCCGTGCGCCAGATCGTGTCCAACGTCGTGAACAAGGAGCTCACGACGCGACTGACCTCCACCAAGCGCGATGACAAGTCGCAGGCATCCCAGCTGCTCGACAAGGTCGTCGCCGAGATGAAGGCGCGCATCTCCGCACGAGCCCACAAAGAGACGCAGCGTCGCAAGAACGCCCTCGAATCGTCGTCGCTGCCGGTCAAGCTCGTCGACTGCCGTTCGAACGACGTCACCGAGTCGGAACTCTTCATCGTCGAGGGCGATTCGGCGCTCGGCACCGCCAAGCTCGCCCGCGACAGCGAGCATCAGGCGCTGCTGCCGATCCGCGGCAAGATCCTGAACGTGCAGAAGGCCTCGATCAGCGACATGCTGTCCAACGCCGAGTGCGCGGCGATCATCACCTCGGTCGGCGCGGGCTCGGGCCGCTCGTTCGATCTGAGCGCCGCGCGCTACGGCAAGGTCATCATGATGAGCGACGCCGACGTCGACGGCGCGCACATCCGCACGCTGCTGCTGACCCTGTTCTTCCGCTACATGCGGCCCCTCATCGAGGACGGCCGCGTGTTCGCGGCGGTGCCGCCGCTGCACCGGGTCGTCGTGATCAACCCGGGGTCGAAGCCGAACGAGACGATCTACACGTACTCCGAGCAGGAGCTGCACGCGCTGCTGGCCAAGCTGACCAAGTCGGGCAAGCGCTGGCAGGAGCCTGTGCAGCGCTACAAGGGCCTCGGTGAGATGGATGCCGACCAGCTGGCCACCACGACGATGGATCGATCGGCGCGCACTCTGCGCCGCGTTCAGGTGGAGGATGCCGAGGCCGCCGCCCGCGTGTTCGAGATGCTCATGGGCAGTGACGTGGCACCGCGGCGCGACTTCATCGTGACCTCGAGCGACGCACTCTCACGCGAACGTATCGACGCCTGA
- a CDS encoding DNA gyrase/topoisomerase IV subunit A, with translation MPAKTPTPSSPSSERIEDVDVSAEMQGSYLEYAYSVIYSRALPDARDGLKPVQRRILFQMAEMGLRPDKGHVKSARVVGEVMGKLHPHGDSAIYDALVRLAQPFTLRVPLVDGHGNFGSLDDGPAAARYTEARLAPPALAMTESLDEDVVDFIPNYDGQFQQPEVLPAAFPNLLVNGASGIAVGMATNMAPHNLIEVASAATHLLEHPDATVDELMEFVPGPDLPGGGIITGVDGIKDAYRTGRGAFRTRAKVSIEQLGPRKTGIVVTELPYLVGPERVIEKIKDAVQAKKLTGISDVADLTDRKNGLRLVISIKTGFDPKAVLEHLYRLTPLEDSFSINNVALVEGQPQTLGLRELLQVYLDHRIRVVTRRSEYRLARKRERLHLVEGLLIAILDIDEVIQVIRSSDDSEQARTRLRSVFDLSEQQAEYILELRLRRLTKFSRIELEAERDQLQAEIAQLVELLGSEVLLRQQVARELDAAADAYGTPRRTLLLDGGPIQPRSSRRAPSLEIADIPCRVFLSATGRMVRADLVADAEDGGIRTPSRRSKHDAIRSSVDTTSRGELGAVTTAGRLVRFTPVDLPSVPGNSVQLGAGTRVDQYLALAKGEHVVAIVPLVTEPAIALGTTQGIVKRVAATELAGKPETEIISLKPGDAVVGAAPAPDDAELVFVTSDAQLLRFPASAVRPQGRSAGGMAGVRVTSGENVVSFDVVPAGEEATVVVTVAGSTQVLAGADAGTAKVSTFDQFPAKGRGTGGVRAQRFLKGEDAITLAWVGAAPHAVGTDGAVRQLPAEPARRDASGTPLDAVIGAIGTTVR, from the coding sequence ATGCCTGCCAAGACCCCCACGCCGTCGAGCCCGAGCAGCGAGCGCATCGAGGACGTCGACGTCTCGGCCGAGATGCAGGGGTCGTACCTCGAGTACGCGTACTCGGTCATCTATTCGCGGGCCCTGCCCGACGCACGCGACGGGCTCAAACCCGTGCAGCGCCGCATCCTGTTCCAGATGGCCGAGATGGGCCTGCGGCCTGACAAGGGCCACGTCAAGAGCGCGCGCGTCGTCGGCGAGGTCATGGGCAAGCTGCACCCGCACGGGGACTCGGCCATCTACGACGCCCTCGTGCGCCTCGCACAGCCGTTCACCCTGCGCGTCCCCCTCGTCGACGGACACGGCAACTTCGGCTCGCTCGATGACGGGCCCGCCGCCGCACGGTACACCGAAGCACGCCTGGCACCACCCGCTCTGGCGATGACCGAGAGCCTCGACGAAGACGTCGTGGACTTCATCCCGAACTACGACGGCCAGTTCCAGCAGCCCGAGGTGCTGCCGGCCGCCTTCCCCAACCTGCTCGTCAACGGGGCCTCGGGCATCGCCGTCGGCATGGCCACGAACATGGCGCCGCACAACCTCATCGAGGTCGCCTCGGCCGCCACCCACCTCCTCGAGCACCCCGACGCCACCGTGGACGAGCTCATGGAGTTCGTCCCGGGTCCCGATCTGCCCGGCGGCGGCATCATCACCGGTGTCGACGGCATCAAGGACGCGTACCGCACCGGGCGCGGGGCGTTCCGCACGCGGGCGAAGGTGTCGATCGAGCAGCTCGGCCCGCGCAAGACCGGAATCGTCGTCACCGAGCTGCCCTACCTCGTCGGCCCGGAGCGGGTCATCGAGAAGATCAAAGACGCGGTGCAGGCCAAGAAGCTCACCGGCATCTCGGATGTCGCCGACCTCACCGACCGCAAGAACGGTCTGCGCCTGGTCATCTCGATCAAGACCGGGTTCGATCCCAAGGCCGTTCTCGAGCACCTGTACCGGCTGACGCCGCTCGAGGACTCCTTCTCCATCAACAACGTCGCGCTCGTCGAGGGCCAGCCGCAGACACTGGGGCTGCGCGAACTGCTCCAGGTCTACCTCGACCATCGCATCCGCGTGGTGACCCGGCGCAGCGAGTACCGTCTGGCACGCAAGCGCGAGCGCCTGCACCTCGTCGAGGGACTGCTCATCGCGATCCTCGACATCGACGAGGTCATCCAGGTGATCCGCTCGTCCGACGACAGCGAACAGGCGCGCACACGCCTGCGCAGCGTCTTCGACCTCTCCGAGCAGCAGGCCGAGTACATCCTCGAGCTGCGGCTGCGGCGTCTGACCAAATTCTCGCGCATCGAGCTCGAGGCCGAGCGCGACCAGCTGCAGGCCGAGATTGCCCAGCTGGTCGAACTGCTCGGCTCGGAGGTGCTGCTGCGGCAGCAGGTCGCCCGGGAGCTGGATGCCGCGGCCGACGCCTACGGCACGCCGCGGCGCACCCTGCTCCTCGACGGCGGCCCCATCCAGCCCCGCAGCAGCCGTCGTGCGCCGTCGCTGGAGATCGCCGACATCCCGTGCCGCGTCTTCCTCTCGGCGACCGGTCGCATGGTGCGCGCCGATCTCGTCGCCGACGCCGAGGACGGCGGCATCCGCACTCCGTCCCGCCGGTCCAAGCACGACGCCATCCGCTCGAGCGTCGACACCACCTCACGCGGTGAGCTGGGAGCGGTCACCACCGCCGGACGTCTCGTGCGCTTCACGCCCGTCGATCTGCCGTCGGTCCCTGGAAATTCGGTGCAGCTCGGCGCCGGAACCCGCGTCGACCAATACCTGGCGCTGGCCAAGGGCGAGCACGTGGTCGCGATCGTGCCACTCGTGACCGAACCGGCGATCGCTCTGGGGACGACCCAGGGCATCGTCAAACGTGTCGCCGCGACCGAGCTCGCCGGCAAGCCCGAGACCGAGATCATCTCCCTCAAGCCCGGTGACGCCGTCGTCGGCGCCGCCCCAGCGCCCGACGACGCAGAGCTGGTGTTCGTCACCTCCGACGCCCAGCTGCTGCGCTTCCCCGCTTCTGCGGTCCGTCCGCAGGGACGATCGGCGGGCGGCATGGCCGGTGTCCGGGTGACTTCCGGCGAGAACGTCGTCTCGTTCGACGTGGTGCCCGCGGGAGAAGAGGCCACCGTCGTGGTCACCGTTGCCGGCTCCACACAGGTGCTTGCCGGTGCCGATGCCGGAACGGCCAAGGTCTCGACGTTCGACCAGTTCCCCGCCAAGGGACGCGGTACGGGCGGCGTGCGCGCTCAGCGCTTCTTGAAGGGCGAGGACGCCATCACCCTCGCCTGGGTGGGCGCGGCCCCGCACGCGGTCGGCACCGACGGGGCGGTCCGTCAGCTGCCGGCTGAGCCGGCGAGGCGGGATGCCTCGGGCACACCCCTCGACGCGGTCATCGGCGCGATCGGCACGACCGTCCGCTGA
- a CDS encoding alkaline phosphatase family protein, with product MTFSLPAATPVARSITGVVPQLVAALSGTSAWFAPARSAIVFTVDGLGAHNLSARRGHARFLAANRSKKDVARTVFPSTTATALTSLLTGADAGEHGVVGYRARVPGTDVIANQLKGWDEHTIDPATWQRAEPLFAREAARGRPCFVVTMPAFASSGFTRATTRGAQMLTAQTTGERALLAAELAARHPGALIYVYTPDLDRVGHKHGVESEQWSAALEEVDGAVRSLAEALPADVGAVVTADHGMVDVPRHRQVLLTEGDTLLDGVHLIGGEPRMLHLYALDGEADGVRARWAEAEGGRSWVMSRDEAIGAGLFGRVDAAVRGRIGDVLVAARAGIVYYDDRLVDKAAQKMVGQHGSLSPEETTVPLIRLGAFA from the coding sequence ATGACATTCAGCCTACCGGCGGCGACGCCCGTCGCCCGGAGCATCACCGGCGTTGTGCCGCAGCTCGTCGCGGCGCTCTCGGGCACCTCCGCGTGGTTCGCGCCCGCCCGCAGCGCCATCGTCTTCACGGTCGACGGGCTCGGAGCGCACAACCTCAGCGCGCGCCGAGGACATGCGCGTTTTCTGGCCGCGAACCGTTCCAAGAAGGACGTCGCCCGCACCGTGTTCCCGTCGACGACGGCCACCGCGCTGACGAGCCTGCTCACCGGAGCGGATGCGGGCGAGCACGGTGTGGTCGGCTACCGTGCGCGGGTTCCGGGGACGGATGTCATCGCCAACCAGCTCAAGGGCTGGGACGAGCACACCATCGATCCCGCGACCTGGCAGCGCGCAGAGCCTCTCTTCGCGCGCGAAGCAGCGCGGGGAAGGCCGTGCTTCGTCGTCACGATGCCCGCTTTCGCGTCGTCGGGGTTCACCCGGGCGACCACCCGCGGCGCGCAGATGCTCACGGCCCAGACGACAGGTGAGCGCGCGCTGTTGGCGGCGGAGCTCGCCGCGCGGCATCCCGGCGCTCTCATCTACGTGTACACGCCCGATCTCGACCGGGTCGGGCACAAGCACGGTGTGGAATCCGAGCAGTGGTCCGCCGCGCTCGAAGAGGTCGACGGCGCCGTCCGCAGCCTGGCCGAAGCGCTGCCGGCCGACGTGGGAGCGGTGGTGACCGCCGACCACGGCATGGTCGATGTGCCGCGTCACCGGCAGGTGCTGCTGACCGAGGGCGACACACTCCTTGACGGCGTGCACCTGATCGGTGGCGAGCCGCGCATGCTGCATCTGTACGCTCTCGACGGCGAGGCGGACGGCGTGCGAGCACGATGGGCGGAGGCCGAGGGTGGGCGGTCCTGGGTCATGTCGCGTGACGAGGCGATCGGTGCGGGCCTGTTCGGACGGGTGGATGCCGCGGTCCGTGGCCGCATCGGAGACGTTCTGGTGGCAGCGCGCGCGGGCATCGTGTACTACGACGACCGGCTCGTCGACAAGGCCGCGCAGAAGATGGTGGGCCAGCACGGCTCGCTCAGCCCTGAGGAGACGACCGTTCCGCTGATCCGCCTGGGCGCGTTCGCCTGA
- the sepH gene encoding septation protein SepH: protein MEQLRVIGSEDDTLVLATESGARFTLPVDDVLRSELKRSHRQTDAEPRGPRLNPRDVQSRIRAGMTATEVAEALGVTVEDVARYEGPVLAEREHIVDQALAVPVLVAGDIDEASQTFGGAVRAKLGEAHATGERWSSWKDDRSWIVKLEFTSAEVDHDARWSFEPRRGTLSPLNADATQLSRQGSLPEGLIPRLRALDTPTPKDDSRFDLEQFGPRRMRAEAEEAAAQAAPAQDAAPAAVQYAAIKRAPEQSQPSSETADLLEALRRRRGQRAPAPEAPEDSPAVEPPHPMALFDALEPGYKRADEPSPADDDDQRPSSPAGEARRKGRPAMPSWDEIVFGARTDDN, encoded by the coding sequence ATGGAACAGCTCAGGGTCATCGGCTCCGAAGACGACACTCTCGTCTTGGCGACCGAATCCGGCGCCCGCTTCACTCTTCCGGTCGACGATGTGCTGCGCAGCGAGTTGAAGCGTTCACACCGTCAGACCGATGCCGAGCCGCGCGGGCCGCGACTGAACCCGCGCGACGTGCAGTCACGCATCCGCGCCGGGATGACGGCGACGGAGGTCGCCGAAGCACTGGGCGTCACCGTGGAGGACGTTGCGCGCTACGAGGGCCCCGTGCTGGCCGAGCGCGAGCACATCGTCGACCAGGCGCTGGCGGTCCCGGTGCTCGTGGCGGGCGACATCGACGAGGCCTCGCAGACGTTCGGCGGCGCCGTTCGAGCCAAGCTCGGCGAGGCCCACGCCACCGGTGAGCGCTGGAGCAGTTGGAAAGACGACCGCTCCTGGATCGTCAAGCTCGAGTTCACGTCCGCCGAAGTGGACCACGACGCGCGGTGGAGCTTCGAACCGCGGCGTGGCACGCTCTCACCACTGAATGCCGACGCGACGCAACTGTCGCGACAGGGCTCGCTGCCCGAAGGGCTGATCCCCCGCCTCCGTGCCCTCGACACACCCACGCCCAAGGACGACTCGCGGTTCGACCTCGAGCAGTTCGGTCCGCGACGCATGCGTGCAGAGGCCGAAGAGGCCGCGGCACAGGCTGCCCCCGCGCAGGACGCCGCACCGGCGGCCGTGCAATACGCCGCGATCAAGCGCGCGCCCGAGCAGTCCCAGCCCTCCAGCGAGACCGCGGACCTGCTTGAGGCGCTGCGCCGACGCCGCGGTCAGCGCGCTCCCGCACCGGAGGCGCCGGAGGACTCCCCGGCCGTCGAGCCGCCACATCCCATGGCGCTCTTCGACGCGCTCGAGCCCGGTTACAAGAGGGCCGACGAGCCGTCGCCGGCGGACGACGACGACCAGCGCCCGTCGTCCCCGGCAGGGGAGGCACGTCGCAAGGGCCGCCCGGCGATGCCGTCCTGGGACGAGATAGTGTTCGGTGCCCGCACCGACGACAACTGA
- a CDS encoding DUF4193 domain-containing protein has product MATDYDAPRKNEDDSESIEALKERVPDKGAGSGESEDSDNPSGFELPGADLSDLELDVVVLPPQEDEFTCVSCFLVKHRSQLDHEDAAGPICIDCAG; this is encoded by the coding sequence ATGGCCACCGATTACGACGCCCCGCGCAAGAACGAGGACGACAGCGAGTCGATCGAAGCCCTCAAGGAGCGTGTGCCTGACAAGGGGGCCGGGTCGGGGGAGTCCGAGGACTCCGACAACCCGTCCGGCTTCGAACTGCCGGGTGCCGACCTCTCCGACCTCGAGCTCGATGTGGTCGTGCTCCCGCCGCAGGAAGACGAGTTCACGTGCGTGAGCTGCTTCCTGGTGAAGCACCGCTCCCAGCTCGACCATGAAGACGCGGCCGGCCCCATCTGCATCGACTGCGCGGGCTGA
- a CDS encoding DUF3093 domain-containing protein, which translates to MTSANATDATGIVYRERLTPSLWAFVSAAVVAPMAAMVFVPFDKTIALAAGIVVAVLVIVLLIAAAPRVEVRGGELIAGRAHIPVQLLDDVEPYTGEKARNLRGPGLQRDAWHLIRGGIDGVVQARVTDPADPTSVWVVSSRTPDRLTAAVRRAQRAATTGL; encoded by the coding sequence ATGACATCGGCGAATGCCACGGATGCCACGGGCATCGTCTATCGAGAGCGCTTGACGCCGTCCCTCTGGGCATTCGTGAGCGCCGCCGTGGTCGCACCGATGGCGGCGATGGTGTTCGTGCCGTTCGACAAGACGATCGCCCTGGCCGCCGGGATCGTCGTCGCCGTGCTGGTGATCGTCCTTCTGATCGCCGCCGCGCCACGCGTCGAGGTCCGCGGTGGCGAGCTGATCGCCGGGCGCGCGCACATCCCGGTGCAGCTGCTCGACGACGTCGAGCCGTACACCGGCGAGAAGGCGCGCAACTTGCGCGGACCGGGCCTGCAGCGCGACGCCTGGCATCTCATCCGCGGCGGTATCGACGGGGTCGTCCAGGCGCGCGTGACGGACCCGGCCGATCCGACATCCGTCTGGGTCGTGTCGTCGCGCACGCCGGACCGGCTCACGGCCGCCGTCCGGCGCGCACAGCGCGCCGCGACGACGGGCCTCTAG
- the dut gene encoding dUTP diphosphatase codes for MTETVDVPIIAPELPAYAHPGDAGADLVSAEALRLEPGERALVGTGVRVAVPDGYAAFVVPRSGLATKHGVTIVNSPGTVDAGYRGELKVTLLNTDAREPYDIAVGDRIAQLIIMPVARARFVPVDALESSARGEGGFGSTGYTNETRNPS; via the coding sequence GTGACCGAAACCGTGGACGTCCCCATTATCGCCCCCGAGCTTCCGGCCTACGCGCACCCCGGTGACGCCGGCGCCGACCTGGTGTCGGCCGAGGCCCTGCGTCTTGAGCCGGGAGAGCGCGCGCTGGTGGGCACGGGCGTGCGCGTGGCCGTGCCCGACGGCTACGCGGCCTTCGTCGTTCCCCGCAGCGGTCTGGCGACCAAGCACGGGGTCACGATCGTCAATTCGCCGGGAACGGTGGATGCCGGATACCGCGGCGAGCTGAAGGTCACGCTGCTGAACACCGACGCTCGCGAGCCGTACGACATCGCCGTCGGCGACCGCATCGCGCAGCTGATCATCATGCCGGTCGCCCGCGCCCGGTTCGTGCCGGTCGATGCGCTGGAATCCAGCGCACGCGGCGAGGGCGGGTTCGGGTCCACCGGGTACACGAACGAGACGAGGAATCCTTCATGA
- a CDS encoding DUF3710 domain-containing protein: protein MSEENEAATPQKSAPEDRAESGPFDDSEANPVRPYIDLGGIKILPREGLNLRLEVEEQTQRIVAVGLDYAGSTLQVQPFAAPRSTGLWDETRAQIRDQVKQQGGRVEEREGPLGAELLAEVPVAGPDGQPARRLARFIGVDGPRWFLRGVIGGAATGDVDAAAKVEDLFRSIVVVRGGSPMPPRDLITLKMPTAPGAA from the coding sequence ATGAGTGAAGAGAACGAAGCCGCGACGCCGCAGAAGTCGGCGCCCGAGGACCGGGCCGAGTCGGGGCCGTTCGACGACTCCGAGGCGAACCCGGTCCGTCCGTACATCGACCTCGGCGGGATCAAGATCCTGCCCCGCGAGGGGCTGAACCTGCGCCTCGAGGTCGAGGAGCAGACGCAGCGCATCGTCGCCGTCGGCCTCGACTACGCCGGGTCGACACTCCAGGTGCAGCCATTCGCTGCGCCGCGCTCGACAGGACTGTGGGACGAGACCCGCGCGCAGATCCGCGACCAGGTCAAGCAGCAGGGCGGTCGTGTCGAGGAGCGCGAGGGGCCGCTGGGCGCCGAGCTTCTCGCGGAGGTGCCGGTGGCCGGTCCCGACGGCCAGCCTGCACGGCGGCTCGCCCGCTTCATCGGCGTCGACGGGCCGCGGTGGTTCTTGCGAGGCGTCATCGGGGGCGCTGCCACCGGCGATGTGGACGCTGCCGCGAAAGTGGAAGACCTCTTCCGCTCGATCGTCGTGGTGCGGGGCGGCTCGCCCATGCCGCCGCGTGACCTCATCACGTTGAAGATGCCCACCGCTCCGGGAGCGGCGTGA
- a CDS encoding DUF3159 domain-containing protein: MTDEKRNDAGEPAASDILGAALGGAARRAGLDPAQSGSTGHIVWHAMGGWRGILESVLPTLVFVITWTVTVDPHSHQGNLWLAVGLSVGLAVVFTLVRLIARSPASAAIGGLVATAAAAALALWTGRAAANFVLGLITNGAYGSVLLVSALIGWPLIGLAVGWLMNDGTAWRADKRKRRAFFWLTIAWAALFAARLAVELPLFLADQVTALGTFKLIMGLPLFAPMVAVTWLAVRGLYPKSAEPVSESSSLDGE, encoded by the coding sequence GTGACCGACGAAAAGCGGAACGATGCGGGGGAGCCCGCGGCATCCGACATCCTCGGGGCGGCACTGGGCGGCGCTGCGCGGCGCGCCGGGCTCGATCCCGCACAGTCCGGCAGCACCGGACACATCGTGTGGCATGCGATGGGCGGCTGGCGCGGCATCCTCGAATCCGTTCTTCCGACGCTCGTCTTCGTCATCACCTGGACCGTCACGGTCGACCCTCATTCGCACCAGGGCAACCTGTGGCTCGCCGTCGGCTTGTCGGTCGGTCTGGCCGTCGTGTTCACCCTCGTACGGCTGATCGCCCGCTCGCCCGCTTCCGCCGCCATCGGCGGTCTGGTGGCCACCGCCGCCGCAGCGGCACTGGCCCTGTGGACGGGCCGCGCCGCGGCCAACTTCGTGCTGGGCCTGATCACCAATGGGGCGTACGGCAGTGTGCTGCTCGTCTCGGCGTTGATCGGGTGGCCGCTGATCGGCCTGGCCGTCGGCTGGCTGATGAACGACGGCACCGCCTGGCGGGCCGACAAGCGCAAGAGGCGTGCGTTCTTCTGGCTCACGATCGCGTGGGCGGCACTGTTCGCGGCGCGACTCGCGGTCGAGCTGCCGCTGTTCCTGGCCGATCAGGTGACGGCGCTGGGCACCTTCAAGCTGATCATGGGGCTGCCGTTGTTCGCCCCCATGGTCGCGGTGACCTGGCTGGCCGTCCGCGGTCTGTATCCGAAGAGCGCGGAGCCCGTGTCGGAGTCTTCGTCGCTCGACGGCGAGTGA